CCGGGCAGGGGGTCCGGAGGACTGGACCTGGCCCGAGGGCCGCATCGACCAGTGGGGCATTTCCAACAAGGATGTCGATGCCCTGCGCGCCGCCGAGCAGCGGTTCCGCTTTCGCCGCGACTGGCATCGGGCAGGCACCGAAACGAGGATATTGCGATGAAATATGCAAGCTTCCGCCGCGCCGACGGCCGCTCCGCTTACGGCCGGGTCGAGGGCGATGCGATTGTCGAGCTCGGCAATGGGACGGATGCCCCGGCCGACCTCAAGGCCGCGCTCGGGGCGGGGGCGCTGGGGACTTTGCCGGACGGCCCGCGCCACACGTTCGCCGAGATCACTCTGCTGCCGGTCATCCCCAATCCCGGCAAGATCCTGTGCGTCGGCCATAATTACGAGACCCACCGGCAGGAGACCGGCCGCGCCAAGGTCGATCATCCCTCGATCTTTACCCGCTTCGCCGACACGCTCGTCGGGCACGGCGAGCCGATCCTCCGCCCCAAGGTATCGACCAATCTTGATTATGAGGCGGAACTCGCCGTCGTCATCGGGCGCGGCGGCCGCGCCATCGCCGAGGGCGAGGCCTTCGACCACATTGCCGGTTTTGCATGCTTCAACGACGCGTCGGTGCGCGACTGGCAATGGCATACGAGCCAGTTCACCCCGGGGAAGAACTTTCCCGGTACCGGCGGCTTCGGCCCCTGGCTGGTCACGCCCGACGAAGCCGGCACTCTGTCGGAGCTGCGGGTAATCAGCCGCCTCAACGGCATGGTCATGCAGGATCAGCCGATCGGCGACATGATCTTCCCGATCGCGAGAATCATCGCCTACGTCTCGGCCTTCACCGTTCTGGAGGTTGGCGACGTGATCGCCACCGGTACGCCCGGCGGCGTCGGCGCCAAGCGCACCCCGCCGCTGTGGATGAAGGCGGGCGATGCGATCGAGATCGACATCGGCCCCGTGGGGATCCTGAGGAACAGGATCGTCGACGAGCCCTGACGATCGCAAAACCCAACGACAAAGTACACAAAGGAGGGAGAGGGACTATGAGACTGAGGCAAATCGCTGCGGCGCTCGCGACCGCAAGCAGCTTCGCCCTTGCCGCGCCGGCCTTCGCGCAGGATGAACCGGAGACCGGCACCGCCGCCGAGGCCGGCGCACCGATTGAGACCGCGTCCGCTCCCGCGTCGGGCGACGA
The nucleotide sequence above comes from Sphingosinicella sp. BN140058. Encoded proteins:
- a CDS encoding fumarylacetoacetate hydrolase family protein, translated to MKYASFRRADGRSAYGRVEGDAIVELGNGTDAPADLKAALGAGALGTLPDGPRHTFAEITLLPVIPNPGKILCVGHNYETHRQETGRAKVDHPSIFTRFADTLVGHGEPILRPKVSTNLDYEAELAVVIGRGGRAIAEGEAFDHIAGFACFNDASVRDWQWHTSQFTPGKNFPGTGGFGPWLVTPDEAGTLSELRVISRLNGMVMQDQPIGDMIFPIARIIAYVSAFTVLEVGDVIATGTPGGVGAKRTPPLWMKAGDAIEIDIGPVGILRNRIVDEP